Part of the Choloepus didactylus isolate mChoDid1 chromosome 27, mChoDid1.pri, whole genome shotgun sequence genome is shown below.
CACAGACCCGGGCAGAGGGGCAGCGCCAGGCCCAGGAGTATGAGGCCCTGCTGAACATCAAGGTCAAGCTGGAGACTGAGATTGCCACCTATCGCCGCCTGCTAGAAGACGGAGAGGACTTCAGTCTCAGCGACGCCCTGGGCTGCAGCAACTCCATGCAAACCATCCACAAGACCACCACCCGCAGGATCGTGGACGGCAAAGTGGTATCTGAGACCAACGACACCCAAGTTCTGAGGCACTGAGGCAGCAGAAGCAGGGTGCCCTCTGGGGAACCGGTGACCAATAAaaacttctgcatcttcaaaaaaaaaaaaaaaaagtaaaaggatgaaaaaagatattaTACAAACATATAAAACCAAAAATCTATTAGTTCTAATGATTTGTCTGATGCTTTTATTGGGTGTCTCTATAGGTTATATAGTCTGAAAATAATTGTCTTATCAGTTCCCTTCCATTTCTTATAGCATTAGACAGGACCTCCAGGACTATTTTAATTGGAAGCAGtaaggatggattgtatggccttgttcctgatattaaatgaaatatgtaTACATTTCTCCAGTATACATATTTGCTAGAGGTTTTTAATATACAGACTCTACCAATTTAGTgagtttttatttctgctttgctaATATTTTCAGCATAAATAGACACTGAATAATATTAAGTCTCAAGGATCTATTGAGGTAAACATTTGATCATTACTTTCAGACAATTCATATGGTGAAGTACATTGACATATTTTGTAATGTTCACACTTTTGTTCCTAGAGTaatattttcttgataattttgaTGGATATAATAAATTCACCCTGCATATCAGtccaattatttttattgtgtctttttGAACTGAACAAGTGGAAATGTTGAAAAGTATAAATTAACCAGTTCCTTTTCTGCTAGGATTGTATGAAACAGGTTTTTAAATTCTTGCAAATTTGCTGATATTTGGAGGATAGAACTCAGACAGATGGCATTTTCCTGCAGATTGCTCTGTCAATCAAGGTTGTGGGGATAATGATTTGGATACAGAAGGTTCTGCTGTTATTTGTTAGCTATTAAAATGTTAATGTCAAATTAAGTGGCAGTGGGGAAGGTTTCTGGTGCCCAGATTTAGCTATAGAGTTGGGTATTGAACTTAAAAGTTCCAGAGGTACCCTTGTGACAATTCATGGACTTTTCTGTGGCAGAAATCTGTTGCAGAAATAGCATCTCCAATTTGGTAACCTTTTATCTGAAACTATTCCTGAAAATTCAATCTAGGTCTCTTTCCTATAGTATAGTTGATGATTTTGTAAGCCtcttttattacatttctttctcctttaagtAGGTAAAGTGGATAAAGTTTCTTGTATTTTCACTCTTCGTTTGCTTCCAGAAAGagttataaataatataatcaagAATGCCAATCCAAGATTGGAAATCAGAACTACTTGGGTTTAAAAGAAGGGAGGAGCATGttatgattataaaataaaataaaaactcattttCCATAGCCCAGTTGCATAACAGTTAATAGAATGAAGTAGCTATTCAGAAAAAGACGTCTACAGAATGAGtgtaaaagaaaatgacaggGGAGTTGTGGGAATTTGGCGGAGTAGAAAGCCCCATGAATCAGTCTCTCTACCAGAATAACTGTtagacaggcaggaactgtctgaatcaactatttgaaACTCTCGAGTCCAATAAGACAcaacagcatccagggaagaagagctagaggaagaggctggtacaTTATAGTAAATACCAGAAAATTACTCTCTCCACATGGTGGTTACTGGTGCCCACCCCCTACCCTTGTGACAGGAAGCAGTGTGCTCTGGCCCCTGGGAGAAGCCTGCTGATAGCTGCTTTTCATTAGCTACTTCATGTTGCTGTAGGCCCAACTCTAAGGGCAGCCACTGTTCCAGTCCACCCgggacaaaggcagcagaggagatttaaagacaGTAAGCTTACTCAGAGCTGTGCAgaacagttgaagggctgcattggcTGGGCAGGAGCTGAGCCAAGAAAGCACTTGGGATTGCAAGCCCTGGGGGGGGTGGGTAGGGCAGGCCCTGCACACATGAGCAGGGAGTttgctccagggcacagtggacccagcaattcctggggctgcaggtggacTGCTCTGGGGATGCAGAGCTGCacatctcaccctccagctcaaatgcactgcAGTCCCTGACTGCCATgcacccacaagtccctggggttggggaagggctcCTGGCCTTTCTGTGCAGTGCCCTTGCTTCTTGGCTGTGctcaccatgggcttccatggaggaagagtgaatgcagtcaccacaagtccatgaatcctgagttccctcatgggagctctcagttccagggctgtgaagggttatctccccagccaactgctaagAAGTGTGAgcagggcatggaaagctgctctCTTATGCACTCATCTGCTGGCTCCAGCCTCCCATTCCTGGCAGTGGTCCAGGCCAAAGACATTCACCCCCTCCTCTCAatcagtctctctgcctctccagctaaATCCCCACTATGTGGTATAGaaatccctgcccagccagtgacAACCTGGAACTgttgttctggagcactttctgccctttatctagtctttttcGTGGAGGAGTATTTTGCTCttcctctcctaatctgccatcttcccagaagttagCTCATTCTTTCTAATGTTGAATTATTGTCTACCTCAGCACTGTCAAATATAACTATCCCTGAtgttggaaatgttctatatctgtgttGTCTAACCTGGTAACCACTAGCCACATTGGCTATTACAAACTTGCAATGTGACAAGAGTgactaaggaactgaatttttaattgtatttaattttaagaaatttacattgtaaattaaatttataaatagctACTGTATTGGTCAGCATCGACAAACCATACCTCAAATGATGAACACTGAGGTTGATTTCAGTTCTTCAGTATGGCAAACATGGCTTCAGTAAGCGTTATTATATCCACATCCTTGTCTTTGATGCTACCATTTTTGTAGGCTTGATTCTTACATACAAAAGTGCTAGTTGCTTAGGGGTTTGCTTTCAGATATTGTGATAGCTACTATACAACAATTGAATTGTAAAAAGGCTGTAGCCGCCCAGTCACTGGCGGCCGCGGAGGACTCAGCAGCCTCCCCCTCGAGCCCCCTCACTTCCCGACGCTCCATCCCCCCTGCCCACCTCCTCCTGCCGCTGCCTTCCGCAGGCCGAAGGCCGTTTCCACCAAGGAAAAAGAATCGTATGGTATGTCCGCTATCCAGAACCTCCACTCTTTCGACCCCTTTGCTAACGCAAGTAAGGGTGATGACCTGCTTTCTGCTGGGACTGATTATATCCATATAAGACTTCAACAGAGAAACGGCAGGAAGACCCTTACCACGGTCCAAGTGATCGCTGATGattacaataaaaagaaactacTGAAGGCATTTAAGAAGAAATTTGCCTGCAATGGTACTGTAATTGAGCATCCAGAATATGGAGAAGTGATTCAGCTACAGGGTGACCAGCGCAAGAACATATGCCAGTTTCTTGTAGAGATTGGACTGGCTAAGGACGACCAGCTGAAGGTTCATGGGTTTTAAGTGCTTGTGGCTCACTGAAGCTTAAATAAGGATTTCCTTGCAATGAGTAGAAAATTTCCCTCTGTCCCTTGTCACAAGTTTAAAAACCTCATAGCTTGTATAATGTAACCATTTGGGGTCCGCTTTTAACTTGGACTAGTGTAACTCCTTCATGCAATAAACTGAAAAGAGCCATGCTGTCTAGTCTTCAAGTCCCTCATTTAAACAGAGGTCAAGCATTAGGCGCCTGGCAGTTTCCAGCCTGAAACAGCAGTAGCGTGATGTTTCAGCCACGCCCAGAACCCCGCGATCACAGACAGCTGTGTTTGGCCAGAAGCTCCTTGGCCCTCCCTCTGCAGAGTTCCCTGCCCTGAGAGAATGTCACCACCTGACCAGCCCTTGGTGGAGCTGAGAAAAGATGGGATAAAGGCTGGGCTCTTGACTGCGTTGGCTGACTTCATATGGAGACTGTTAGAACACAGCCTTAGAACGGGTGACGTGTGTGAAGGAAGTCTGAGCTGGTGGCAACTATCCTGAAAATGGAGAGGATTCAAACCCCAACAGTAGGGGTTTGTACTGTAAGTCAAGATCCTACAAACCTGATCTGTTTAATAAAAGAACTTGGCacatgtttcaaaaaaaaaaaaaaaaaaaaaggctgtagtcattcccatttctccacattctcagcAATATTGTATACTATAcgaatttttagttttaaaatttggtaAGAGAAAAAGTGGCATTTATCTCAGTTACCAATTTATTTCTTCTAAGCTCCCAATGCACCCTTCAGTATGTCTCAGTGATAAAGGAattcctttatttctccttcaaaatGAATTCGATATTAAGCTTTCACAGTAGGGTTCACTGGAAAGACGTTGCAGGAAGAGATGGGATTTTGGCAAAACCTGATCTAGACAATCAACAAAATAACGAATCAACTCCAGATTTGTAGCAATTGCCTATTTCGGTGATGTAAAAGTCCCACTGTGGCTTATTTCCAGCTACTAATATGGTTTCACTAAACTTCAAGTTGGgtagagagccagagggtcacacCATTATACAGTATTTCCTCCATACAGATACAGTAGGCATAATCTCAAGAGCACTAGTAATAGTAAAAAGTAGTAAAATAATTATGAAGTGATAAGTTTTGAGTTTTTATTGCCTTTGCcttaaatgtaatttatttaatgctgtttatataatttaatgtttaatAATGGTCATGTTTAACACAACTCCCAACTTTTGTGAAAATCTGCCAGTAGGATCTGGCTGTAGCACATGGCTGCACCATCCAAGGCCACTCAGTCGGCACCACAACTGTCGAGTTAACACAATAACATGCACGAGACACACCCGTCCTGGGAGCCTACCGTGTTCCCGGTGCAGGACCAGGAGCTGGCGTCAACTCAAGAGCCACCACAGACAACAACTTGCCTCACTAAATGCGATCAGGAACTCGCTTGTCCTCAGGGTGCGCCCACGTACCCTAAAGAGACCGCCTGGTGTGTAGAGATTCTGAACAGTCCACACCCTCCCAGCTGGGAAAGCCTCACCCCAGCCTTGGCCTGAGGCACCAATTCCGCCTATGCACGCATGCGCACTCCGGGCAGACCACAGCTCCCAGAATCCCCTCGGGGCGGGGCCGTCTCCTCACCCTTGGGCTTGCGGTGAGTTTGGTGTGTTTTTTTCGGCACAGGACTACATTTCCTACAGGCCACCGGGTCCGAATGACAGTCTCTGAGGCCCCTTGACATGTCCTCGTGATTCTTGGGCTCCACGTGTAAGCCAGTCgggtcaaaggaagaaatcaactCAGGGCCAGGCAGGGAGGAGGCTTCCAATTTGGGCCAGAATCCAGGGTGGGGGTGAGAGGAGCACTCGAAGTGAACACCATCACCTGAGGAAGTTGACTGAGTGACTGGGTGTGATGGACTTGAGGGGAAGGGTGGGTGAAATGGGGGCCAGGATGTCTCCCTCACCACATGTCCAGAGTGAGACTGAGCCAGGTGTTTCTGTGATGGTGTGTGACAGACGTGATGTGTATGTGGAGCTGTGAATGTTGTGCATGCAATAGGGCCTGGGTGTAGCACCCTGTGTGAAAGATGATGTTTGTGATTGCATAACTGTGCATATGATAGGGCTGTCCGGTGTGGCAGATGgtaatggggtgtgtgtgtgtctgtctccaGGAAAGTGTTTGACAGATAGGTGTGCATGTGTGATTGAGCGTATGTGACTGCATGTAAAGAGACTGAGAaagtcatcaacatggcaatgtaaacagctactgaaaacttctctccagagattcagtgataaaaaggacaattctgaattgtttgaaactctggaggaggatatagactggaggaagtccctgcaaatgctgaattgaagaaacagaagaaatatcaggtaggaatcttctgtcccagatcagccagtcctctctcctctccctcacttgctctcagtgtgggaaaggcacagaatcagcagacaggtcccctcccaccagggacacagattttaaaatctctcacagcagtgagacataccccaccGTTTGAAGACCCAGAGGActggggaggacatttcaaggcccaggtcagtgaggagcaaagagactgagaaaatatggacagagactgcattttcagccctgggtctgaaagcccttcccccacccttgtgGGAAGTAGCAGCCGGGCAGTTGTTTTCTTGCCTTGGAGCacctggagtactgggtcagctgagggagtactttgccaaaggtgtagccccacatcgaGCCAGATCTTGGCCAGtgaagtgagggcataggaatcctgcaatttcagctcacctgtgtagacacagcctgtgctcagaggcaaagcagcttctgaggacgaTTAAGTTACTGAATAGCACCATCTTCTGGACAGTCCTGAGGGTGTAAGGGagttgaaacacttttaaaaagatgctccaaaCCCTTttttaggaccacaggagctggtctacatgccctgtatggaaacctggccctgttttggatGAGAAATATGGAGTACCCAACTGTTGAAGCAAGCCCAGGTTTTGTTGGccagtgaaaaacagagcaccactggaagccagcagattttaccacacacagtgaacttgctgggataCCCAGTGcctccctcccatccctgtggcaggccatggtgggtgcctgattttggggggaagactggggagcagagccaatctgacaactggccagtgtgagaaacaaagaaaagctagagatcaaagacaaccaacaagaaaaccctaggcaaaagagagaaaacaacctccagaatcaagtaatcaagaaaatcagatgtctagacagcaaaaaatcatgtgctacaccaggaaacacaaagatatggcccagtcaaaggaacaaacttacacctcaactgagattcaggagttgaaacaactaattaaagatattcaaacaaatcttctagaTCAAaccaaaaatttgaaataaaatgtgacataagaaatgaaggatatgaagaagacactgggtgaccgtaagtaagaatttgtaagcttgaaaaaacaaatggcagaacttatgggaatgaaaggcacaatagaagagatgaaaaacacaatggagacatataagagcagacttggagaggcagaagaaaggattggtgAAGTGGagaaaggacatctgaaatcctacacacaaaaaaacagatagggaaaagaatggaaaaataagagcagtatcttagggaactgaatgacaacatgaagtgcatgaatatatgtgttgtaggtgtcccagaaggagaagagaagggaaagggggcagaaagaataatagaggaactaattaatgaaaatttcccatctcttatgagagacgtaaaattacaggtccaagaagtgcagctaCACCAAACATAATTGAAacaaatagacttactccaagacacttactaatcagaatttcaaatgtcaaagacaaagagagaatcctgaaagcagcaagagaaaagcaatccatcacatacaagggaagcttgataaaactatgtgcagatttctcagcagaaaccatggaggcaagaaagcagtggtatgatatattcaagacactgaaatagaaaaactgccaaacaggaatcctacatctggcaaaactgtccttcaaaaatgagggactgtttaaaatatttacagataaatatacactgagagagtttgtgaacagaagaccttctctacaggaaatactaaagggagtgctacagacagataggaaaacacaggagagagaggtttggagaagagtgtagaaataaagatatcaggagatagaaagagggtagagatcataCATTTGatgaatgttcaagaggattgattgtatggataGCATACTACTGCATGATGGTTGcgcaatattataagtacactgaataaagatgactcagtacagttgaaagaggaagtttagggatatatatgacaccagaaggaaagatagaagataaagactgggactgtataacttagtgaaacctaaagtggtcaatgattgtgactaaatgtacaaacataaaaatgtttttacataagggagaataaatgaatgtcgaCTTTGCAAGGTAGTGAACATGgtatggtattggggaaaaatacaatcaatgttaacagtaacattgtaatatgcttccaataattgtaacaaaggcaatataccaaagctaaaggtcTATAAgaaggagatataagggagggttatgggagaCTAGGCattggtagtgttgtctgactttttattgtatttttattttttcagtcatcattttttttctttttcttttttctcttttttctttttcctcctcttcctctttctttgtggaggaaatgaaaatgtcctcataaagattgtggtggtgaacacatatctatgtgattataccagaaaccattgattgtttacttaggagggaatgtatgctgtgtgaatagaactctttaaaaaataaacatagggcagagttaggaaggtggagcagtgtgaattaacaaagccccattcagccatcatttcagcagactgggagcctccctacacagcccagcagcccagaactgccctggggggacggcacttacctgtgacatagcacagtcatccctcaacagaggaccacggggtgcacggcctggaagagggacccacttacaagtctcaggagccatacgacaataccaaggacttgggggtcagtggcagagacaaactgtggcaggactgaactgaaggattagactattacagtagctttaaaactccaggatcaccagggagatttgatggttagagccacccccccccccgactgcccagaaacacgccccatatacagggcaggcaacaccaactacacacgcaagcttggtacaccaattggaccccacaagactcactcccccactcaccacaaaggctgagcaggggagaactggcttgtggaaaacaggtggctcgtggatgccacctgctggttagttagagaaagtgtactccacgaagctgtaaatctgataaattagagataaggacttcaattggtctacacatcctaaaagaaccctatcaagttcagcaaatgccaagaggccaaaaacaacagaaaattataaagcatatgaaaaaaccagacgatatggataacccaagcccaagcacccaaatcaaaagaccagaagagacacagcacctggagcagctactcaaagaactaaagatgaacaatgagaccataatacagactacaaaggatatcaagaagaccttagaagagcataaggaagacattgcaagactaaataaaaaaatagatgatcttatggaaattaaagaaactgttgaccaaattaaaaagattctggacactcatattacaagactagaggaagttgaacaacgaatcagtgacctggaagatgacagaatggaaaatgaaagcataatagaaagaatggggaaaaaatttgaaaaaatcgaaacagacctcagggacatgatagataatataaaacgtccta
Proteins encoded:
- the LOC119521966 gene encoding eukaryotic translation initiation factor 1-like, yielding MSAIQNLHSFDPFANASKGDDLLSAGTDYIHIRLQQRNGRKTLTTVQVIADDYNKKKLLKAFKKKFACNGTVIEHPEYGEVIQLQGDQRKNICQFLVEIGLAKDDQLKVHGF